AAAGAGCAAGATAGAAAGAGGAAAAAGAGAGGGTGAGAACGACAACTACAGCTCCCTTACTTCTCTCCAGCTCTGTGATCGTCTGGCCTGGGTAAATAAACATGGAGACTGAGGATGAGAAATAGTAAGATTGAGGGAGGGTCAGTGAGAACATATCCCTTACTTCTCTCCAGCTCTGTGATCCTCTCCAGCAGTGAGGTGAGGGTGCTCTCGGTTCGCTGACGGTGGGCGGCCGTCTCGTTGTACAGCTGGCTCTTCTCTTCCTCCAGCTCGGCCACCTTCCTCAGAAGCTGGCCCTCTAGGGCCCCCAAACGGTGCTTCAGCAGCTCCCGCAGCTCCGCCGGTAGGGGCCCCACTGCATTCCCACCCgcacctgctgctgctgctgctgacgtGTTGGCACGCAACTGCTGCTGctgtggtggagggaggagagagagagagacttaatcCCCTATCCGGACGTTCTGTCGTTCAGTCACAGgttgtgttctgctgtgttcagAGTTGAGGTGGGATCAAGGAACAGGGACAATATATATGTTGGGGAGGTCCTTTCAGGGACCCGTTGGAGTAATAATTAAGTGCATCAccccaaacacaaacacacacaagcacactttGAAAATCATTCATTTGAATTAGGCCTGCTTATTTATGAGGGGTCTAACCCCAGAGGATGTCATTTTCCTTGTGCATAAGATTTTGAGagttatataaaaaaaactgatGGAATAACCTATATCACTGATTTTTTTGTCATGTATTAAGCAtatatgtggagagagagaggaagagagagaaatatataaatacagttgaagtgggaagtttacatacacctaggatGGAGgcattaaactcgtttttcaaccactccacaaatgtcttgttaagaaactatagttttggcaagtcggttaggacatctactttgtgcatggcacaagtaatttttcgaaacaattgtttacagacagattatttcacttataattcactgtatcacaattccagtgggtcagaagtttacatacactaagttgactgtgcctttaaacagcttggaaaattccagaaaattatgtaatggctttagaagcttctgataggctaattgacatcatttgagtcaattggaggtgtacctgtggatgcatttcaaggcctaccttcaaactcagtgcctctttgcttgacatcatgggaaaatcaaaagaaatcagccaagacctcagaaaaaaaattgtagacctccacaagtctggttcatccttgggagcaatttccaaatgcctgaaggtaccacgttcatctgtacaaacaattgtacgcaagtataaacacaatggaaccacgcagctgtccttccgctcaggaaggagacgtgttctgtctcccagagatgatcgtactttggtgcaaaaagtgcaaattaatcccagaacaacagcaaaggaccttgtgaagatgctggaggaaacaggtacaaaagtatctatatccacagtaaaatgagtcctatttcgacttaacctgaaaggccgctcagcaaggaagaagccactgctccaaaaccgccataaaaaagccagactacagtttgcaactgcacatggggacaaagatcgtactttttggagaaatgtcctctggtctgatgaaacaaaaatagaactgtttgaccataatgaccatcattatatttggaggaaaaagggggatgctttcaagccgaagaacaccatcccaaccgtgaagcacaggggtggcagcatcatgttgtgggggtgctttgctgctggagggactggtgcacttcacaaaatagatagactcatgaggaggaaaattatgtggatatattgaagcaacatctcaagacatgagtcaggaagttaaagcttggtcgcaaatggttcttccaaatggacaatgaccccaagcatacttccaaagctgtggcaaaatggcttaaggacaacaaagtcaagttattggagtggccatcacaaagccctgacctcaatactatagaacttttgtgtgcagaactgaaaaagtgtgtgcgagcaaggaggcctacaaacctgattcagttacaccagctctgtcaggaagaatgggccaaaattcacccaacttattgtggaaagcttgtgaaaggctacccaaaacatttgacccaagttaaacaatttaaaggtaatgccacccaatactaattgagtgtatataaacgtctgacccctgggaatgtgatgaaagaaataaaagctcaaataaataattctctattattattctgacatttcacattcttaaaataaagtggtgatcctaactgacctaagacagggaatttttactaggattaaatgtcacaaTGAATTGTGAAAAGAAAAActgagtttcaatgtatttggctaaggtgtatgtaaacttccaacttcagctGTATATACAGTTAAAACAATTACATTAAAGTGCAATAGGAAATAAATAGGTttatacatatctctctctctctatgtagagagagagatagatgtaaACCTATTTATTTCCTATTGCACTTTAATGTAATTGTTTTATCAGTTTTATTCCACACTGTGCGATCATGTATTATATCTAATAACGACATAAAGGATTGGTGCTTATAGATAAATTCTACATCAGCCGCAAACCGATTGCACAGTTACAATAACATACATGACCTCAATATTATCAGACAGATACGCTGCGTCTCAAATGGTACCCTTTTccttgtagtgcactataaaggtaacagggtgccatttgggatgcacccagaGATATGATCATCATGAAGCCACGTGAGACCAGCACACTCATTCCCAGGCACCAGAAAAAAATGCTATCTGTGTGATTGTGATTATGCCAGGGGCTGCCACTCCCACATGACTTTGATTGTGACGACACTATAATAGATTCATGAGATTAATCACCTTAACTAACCAAGCTGTGGGCATCATAGGATTAGATTCTATGGTGGACATACCCACAATAGGCCTTTTTTTCTTGGTCTGTTTGCTGCGTAGATAGGACCTCATCCGTGATACAGTGGATACAAAGCCAGGGGAAATGTTTGTATGATTTGTGACATAAATTGCACAAGCAGTTGGAAAAATGACAAGACTGCGTGTGGTGCCGCATGGAAAAATGAATAGGTGCTTTGATTCATCAAGGATAAGCAGCATGCTTCTGACATACTACACTACATTACCCTTTGACGTTAAGGAAGAGAAAGTGGGTAGTGTCTTATCGTTTAGGCTACATTCAGTATCAGACATGCCTGATGTGGTGGGTGCTACACATTTGTGGTGAAAAGGTAAAAGGGGTGAGTAACCTCCATACACAATGTAAGAGCGATATGGAAAGCATGATCATTATAATTTACTGTAGCCATAACCACAAACATCCATATTCATATAGGGGTATATTCATATATTAACCTCCATACAAAAATGCTACAgtgtataataataaaaaaaatagatttgacCTGACTGATATAATTTACTGTAGCCACTACAGCCTCATTATCTCACCTCCAGATTCTCCAACCGACCCTTGAGCCCCTGCATGGTCTTTCCCAGCTGGTCTATAGTTTCCGTGGGGtccctgggaaggtctcccattGTGTTCTTACTGTAGTCCTTCCGCCTGGAGCTCTGGCCCCTGGACCTGCCCGCTGAGTCCTCCGCGGCCGCCTCGCAACGGGCCAGTTTGGAGTTCAGCTCCTTGATAGTGCCCTGCTGACTCACGATAGTCTCCTTCTGCTGGAGGATGGTCTCTCGGAGTTGGAGGATGGTGTTCCGTAACTCATCCTCCACGGGGCTGGTGCTCTGCACGCGGTTACCGTTGCGTTCGAAGGAGCAGCTAGGTTCGGCGCCCGCCGGGATGGCGGAGCAGAAGAAGCGGCTACCTGTCGCATCCTGAGCGCGCACCGTGCGTCCACTCACTAGGTATAAAAGTCCAACTAAGAAAGCCAGCATGCCGGATACGAGCACAGATTCCTTGTATGTTTGGAAAACTCCTCCTCACGAAATTAATGTTTTTCGTTGAATCACATCGATAGGTTAAATAGCCTAGGCTAAACTCTTGTCTTCAACACCAAAACGCACAATAACATAAATCAGATGGTAGACATAGTTCTGGACTTCGGAACTGACACGAGATCATTTACTGAAGTCAACAGAACTTCAAAACCATTTAGATTAATTGGCTGAGGGCTCCAATCAAATACTATCATAAACCATCCAACCACATAATGATAAATGCCCTCGTCGCAAATGTCATAGAGCAATCGGTTTTCCCTCTCCAAACCTAAATAAATTAATATCGAGGCAATTCTAATTTTACCGAAAGAAAGTTACCATCCTGGTAAAAGATGTAGAATTGATTCTGGTCACGAAGTTGTTGCAGGTTGTTACTGCTCGGAAAGGTTTCTCTCCACACAGTCCATGGTGCCTTAAAAGACAGCGACCTAGCTTCAACAGATTAATATGGAGCGCGCGCGCGGACCGGGGCGCTCCCGCTCATCATCATCTGTTTATGCTCGCTGAGATTCGTATCACGTCATCATCGGA
The window above is part of the Salvelinus fontinalis isolate EN_2023a unplaced genomic scaffold, ASM2944872v1 scaffold_1061, whole genome shotgun sequence genome. Proteins encoded here:
- the LOC129848555 gene encoding neuronal pentraxin-2-like — protein: MLAFLVGLLYLVSGRTVRAQDATGSRFFCSAIPAGAEPSCSFERNGNRVQSTSPVEDELRNTILQLRETILQQKETIVSQQGTIKELNSKLARCEAAAEDSAGRSRGQSSRRKDYSKNTMGDLPRDPTETIDQLGKTMQGLKGRLENLEQQQLRANTSAAAAAGAGGNAVGPLPAELRELLKHRLGALEGQLLRKVAELEEEKSQLYNETAAHRQRTESTLTSLLERITELERSNNAFKSPEDFKVSLPLRTNYLYGRIKKSLPEMYAFTVCMWLKSSASPGIGTPFSYGVPGQANEIVLIEWGNNPIELLVNDKVAQLPLSVSDGRWHHICITWTTRDGFWEAYQDGERLGTGENLAPWHPIKPGGVIILGQEQDMVGGRFDATQAFVGELSQFNMWDRVLRPVDIMGMANCSSYMPGNIVPWIDTNVEVMGGASKVALEICEDRMFEP